From Streptomyces chrestomyceticus JCM 4735, one genomic window encodes:
- a CDS encoding class I adenylate-forming enzyme family protein: MSSRRHTDIALIDEQGPLPRRTLRAAVTDRAAELAALGLRPGDRAVLCRPNGRRWITDYLALAELGAVGVPLNAASAPDELRHAATDSGATLVLTAEGPGPPPPPPPDSEDTTDTTDLTDLTDIATIAYTSGTTGRPKGALQTRHAVRLGGENITRRLALDPGDTVLSPLPLAHTYGTNVLNAALSAGAALVLLTRFTEEAVAEALRRHRPTVLAGVPTMYRRLLARPGLPLESLRCSLSAGQPAGEPLARAWQERSGAVFAEGWGMTELAGLASLTPADDPGHPGTAGPPVPGAGVRTGEDGELLVRGPFVTPGYLGSPEATARVLTPGGELRTGDVGRVTDDGGVTVLDRLKDVILCGGYTVYPAEVERVISSHPSVAAVAVTALPDAVRGEAPQAWIATAGGGAADEAAILAHCRAHLAPYKIPRRTTFLPELPTTAGGKVARGRLPR, from the coding sequence ATGTCCAGCCGACGCCACACCGACATCGCCCTCATCGACGAACAGGGCCCCCTCCCCCGCCGCACGCTGCGCGCCGCGGTCACCGACCGGGCCGCCGAACTGGCCGCGCTGGGGCTGCGCCCCGGCGACCGGGCGGTGCTCTGTCGCCCCAACGGCCGCCGGTGGATCACGGACTACCTCGCGCTGGCCGAACTGGGCGCCGTGGGCGTACCGCTGAACGCCGCTTCGGCACCGGACGAGCTCCGCCACGCGGCCACCGACAGCGGCGCCACGCTCGTCCTGACCGCCGAAGGGCCCGGCCCACCGCCACCACCGCCGCCCGACTCCGAAGACACCACCGACACCACCGACCTCACCGACCTCACCGACATCGCGACCATCGCCTACACCTCCGGCACCACCGGACGCCCCAAAGGAGCGCTCCAGACCCGGCACGCGGTGCGGCTCGGCGGGGAGAACATCACCCGGCGGCTCGCGCTGGACCCCGGCGACACGGTGCTCAGTCCGCTGCCGCTCGCCCACACGTACGGCACCAACGTCCTGAACGCCGCGCTGTCCGCCGGGGCCGCCCTCGTCCTCCTCACCCGCTTCACCGAGGAGGCGGTGGCCGAGGCACTGCGCCGCCACCGCCCCACCGTGCTGGCCGGCGTGCCGACGATGTACCGGCGGCTGCTGGCCCGTCCGGGGCTGCCGCTGGAGTCGCTGCGCTGTTCGCTCTCCGCGGGCCAGCCCGCCGGCGAACCGCTCGCCCGCGCCTGGCAGGAACGGTCCGGTGCCGTCTTCGCCGAGGGCTGGGGCATGACCGAACTGGCCGGCCTGGCCTCGCTCACCCCCGCCGACGACCCCGGCCACCCGGGCACCGCGGGCCCGCCCGTGCCGGGCGCCGGGGTCCGTACCGGCGAGGACGGCGAGCTGCTGGTACGCGGGCCGTTCGTCACCCCGGGCTACCTCGGCTCCCCCGAGGCCACGGCGCGGGTCCTGACGCCCGGCGGCGAACTGCGCACCGGGGACGTCGGACGGGTGACGGACGACGGCGGCGTGACCGTCCTGGACCGCCTCAAGGACGTGATTCTGTGCGGCGGTTACACGGTCTACCCGGCCGAGGTCGAACGGGTGATCTCCAGCCATCCCTCGGTGGCCGCGGTCGCCGTCACCGCCCTGCCGGACGCGGTACGCGGCGAGGCCCCGCAGGCCTGGATCGCGACCGCCGGGGGCGGGGCCGCCGACGAGGCCGCGATCCTCGCCCACTGCCGGGCCCACCTGGCCCCGTACAAGATCCCCCGCCGTACGACG